One Canis lupus familiaris isolate Mischka breed German Shepherd chromosome 20, alternate assembly UU_Cfam_GSD_1.0, whole genome shotgun sequence genomic region harbors:
- the DAND5 gene encoding DAN domain family member 5 has translation MFLGQLTALLSLLCGAQLHAGSGTLGLLGPPSQLWAATNQTQALGRGLPGSQVQSSALSSWKAFLGLQKTRWLGRGRLHRGQEVAPTVSLPLDLQEVVQEMCRAVPFTQVLSQPGCTAVHLRNHLCFGHCSSLYIPSLDPAPLVLCNSCVPTRQRWTPVVLWCRASSPASRRRMKMSTVLVEGCQCSPKA, from the exons ATGTTCCTCGGCCAGCTGACCGCTCTCCTGAGCCTGCTCTGTGGGGCCCAGCTGCACGCAGGCTCTGGGACACTGGGACTCCTGGGTCCCCCATCTCAGCTCTGGGCTGCCACCAATCAGACCCAGGCTCTGGGTCGagggctcccaggctcccaggtaCAATCCTCTGCCCTCAGCAGCTGGAAGGCCTTCTTGGGACTGCAGAAAACCAGGTGGCTGGGGAGAGGTCGCCTGCACCGAGGGCAGGAGGTGGCACCCACCGTGTCTCTGCCGCTGGACCTGCAGGAAGTGGTCCAGGAGATGTGCAGGGCTGTGCCCTTCACtcag GTGCTATCTCAGCCCGGCTGCACGGCAGTTCACCTCCGCAATCACCTCTGCTTTGGccactgctcctccctctacatCCCCAGCTTGGACCCTGCCCCACTCGTCCTCTGCAACAGCTGTGTGCCCACTCGCCAGCGCTGGACACCTGTGGTCCTGTGGTGTCGGGCGAGCAGCCCAGCCTCCCGTCGAAGGATGAAGATGTCTACTGTGCTGGTTGAAGGGTGTCAGTGCAGCCCGAAGGCATGA